GATCTTATCCAGTATGACCATCTGTTGATTCACGACGCTAGTTGCGTATAAACCGACTCCGCTCCGTCTCTTTGCACTTTCGCTGTGGGTCGCACCGATTCAATCCGGACCAGCTGGTCGAAGAGGTCGCCGATGCGACAACCGATTGCTCGATCCCATTTCACAAGGGCGAATTTTCGCTTCCAAGCTCAGGTTACTCCATCCAAGTGATGTGGTTGGAAGGTTTCGAGGAATACCACATTGTATCTGCCCACAGTGGCCGAGATGTCTGAATCGGAAATGGCGAAATTGATCAATATCTTGCTTATCTGGATTGCAACGAAGAAAGTAACGAAAATTTCGATACAAAATGAAAACATGAATTGATCAGATCTTGACTCCACATAAAAAAACTGGTAAGTGAATGTTGGTTTTTTGATTGCCAGAGAGTGTCATCTTGAGGTTCAAATGAAACGAATTCGCATTGGATCTGCGATCATCCTTGGGTTGCTCATGTTTGGGGTAACCGCACAAGGGCAGGAGACGAAGGACAAAAATGGACCGTCCAAAACTTCTCCCACCAACGCGGGCAGTCAGACGGACTCCAAGGCTTCGGATGCCGAGAAGAAAAAACCGGAAGAACCGATGACCAAGGTTAAAGGATATTTGCCCGCTAATTGGAAACAACTGGGCCTGACGGATGATCAAAAACAGGAAATTTACAAACGTCAAGCATACCATCGGGCGAAAGTAAAGATGTTAGAAGCCGAAATCGAGAAAATCAAGTCCGAAGAACGAACGTCTCTCGAGGCAGTTTTGACCGATCTCCAAAAGAAACGGCTCCGAGAAATCCTTTTGGAAAAAGCTCCCAAGCCTGAATGATATTTCTACCGTACCGAGCGTAACATCCCGTGGGCTTTTGTGAGTGTCTCGTCGTATTCTCGATCTGGTTGAGAATCGGCAACGATCCCACCTCCCACGGGAAATTGAATCCAGCCATCTTGAACCGTCATGGTTCGAATGAGAATGTTTGTATCCATTCGACCATCCCATCCGATGTATCCCACCGATCCGCAGTAGGCTCCTCTTCGAGTCGGTTCAATTTCGGCGATAATTTCCATTGCTCGCACCTTTGGAGCACCAGTAATTGACCCTCCTGGAAAACAAGCTTGAAGGAGGTCAATTGATCGAACACGGGGGCGTAATCTGCCACGAACTTCGGATACTAAATGATGGAGATGCCGATAGGATTCGATCTCACAGATTTTTGGGACGACCACACTGCCGAAATCACAACATTTCCCGATATCATTTCGAAGTAAATCAACAATCATTATATTTTCCGCACGGTCCTTTGGATTGGTGAGAAGGTCTTCGAGCAGGAGTCGGTCTTCGTCGGCTGATTGTCCCATTGGGCGTGTCCCCTTTATTGGACGAGTTTCGACGACTCCATTGGTGACCGACAAAAATCGTTCAGGAGAGGCTGAGATGATTTGAGCAGTTCCAAGATCCAAATACACGCCGAAGGGCGAAGGGTTACGGTCACGTGATCGTCGATAGAGTGCTAGTGGATGATCAATCTGATGGGTTAATAGTCGCTGAGCCAAGTTGATTTGGAAGCAATCCCCGGCATGGATGTAATCAATTGTACGGCGGATCGCGTCTCGATAACTGATTGGGGAGAATGTACTGAGGACGTTTTCCCAATTCGGGAGTGGAAATTGCGGTGCAAGAGAGTCTAAGGAACGGCGCTTCCAGGAGTGAGGGAGTGGAGGTTTGGAACGTGCCAACCAAGATCGAACTTGGCGGATTCGAAAGGCTGCGTGAGAGTTGGAGATTGTGGCGCTTGATTGAACGCCAGTGGAGAGGAGCCAGCAACGTTGGAGGAGGTGGTCCCAAGCGATAACCCAGTCATAAACACCAAGTGCCAGAGTAGGAACATCAAAATCGGAGTATTGAGGTGATTTGATGGATTCTAATGATTGATTCCAATCGTATCCGAATAATCCGGCAACTCCAGCTTGAAAAGGCGGCAGTTCAGGGATGCGGGCGATCGGAAATGACTGATAGAGGGCGTACCATTTCAATAAGTTCTCATTGGTTTCAACACTTTGCGTTGAGCGTTGAAACCAATCGACTGGATCGGCAGTAATAAAACTATACCGCCCACGCTCTGGATGAAAATCACTACTTTCGAGAACCAGTAAATGAGGGAGATCACCAAGTTGTTCGGCAATCGACCATACCGTCGGACATGGGTGAAGCTCTTCGAGAATCGGAGAATGGAAGTTGTGATTCATCTTGGTCACTACGTGATTCCTATCAACTCGAATGCTATGCTAGAATAGTTACGAGATAAAAGCTGGCCACCTCAATTCCAGATGAGGTCACGGAATTAGCTTCCCGGAGGGATTTTCGATGATGAAATGGGTTTATGGATTGGTGATCATGCTTTCCACAAGTTCGGTTGTGTGGGCGGAAGTACCGAGTAAGCTGAAAGTTGTGCAACACCAGAAATCAATTCCATATCGAAGTGATGATGCGGCTGATCGGGAAAAACATTGTCTCGACGTGTTCTACCCGAAGGACCAGAAAAACGTACCCGTTCTCTTTTTTGTTCATGGCGGAGCATGGCGTTCCGGAAACAAAGAGATGTACGCAAAAATCGGCGAAGTTTTTGCAGCTCGAGGCCTTGTCACCGTTATTCCGAATTATCGACTCTCGCCAAAAGTTAAACATCCCGGACATATTGAAGATGTGTGCGATGCGTTGAAGTGGACCATCGAAAACATCGAAAAATATGGCGGGAATCGAAAACAGATATTTGTGAGTGGACACTCCGCAGGGGGCCACCTCGTCGCATTGTTAGCAACTAACCCAACGTATCTCCAAGCAAAAAAACTAACGGTGGAAGCGATTCGTGGTGTGATTCCCATTTCAGGAGTGTACAGTATTTTACCGATTGGATTGTTCACAACTGTTTTTGGGAGTGACTCACAACTCATGCGTGATGTTTCTCCATTGGAGCAAGTCCGGGCGGGACTTCCGCCATTTCTTATTTTGTATGGGGATGCTGATTTCCCAACCTGCGATCTCGTGTCGCAAGCGTTCCAGAAGCGACTCCTTGAGAAAAAAGTTCAAGCGGAATGCTGTGAGATCGCCAAGCGTGATCATATTGAAATCATCCGCAATGCCATGCTGGGCGATGACCCGATTGTCACGAAAATACTCAGTTTCATTCGAGAGAAAGGGGAACCCCCCTTGAAAAAAAATCTCTCAAGTCAGTGAGAGATATCTCCATGGCTCGAGTTGGGATTTGAATCGGCAATGCCAGAGCCGGTAGCTGCTAAAATACCAGCGATCTGTCTCCATAATTGTTGCAATCGATCGGAAGCATTTCCCCAAATGATCACTCGGTCGTGGTTTCCAATCCGACGAATCGTGAGCATCCCATCAGCGAGCGAGAGCCGGACTTCCCTCCATCCTTCGGGGGGAAGTTCATCTGGAAAAGCCGGAAGTTGATCGATCATTCGAATCTGATACTCGATTAGCGAAGCCTTCAATTCAACTTGAATCACTTCCCAATTTGGTGGATTCAAGGGATATCGAACTGTGATTTCCATGCCCATGGCGTCGATCCTAACTCCGAATAATGGGATGGACTACTTCGCCAAAAACATCGGTGAGTCGCATATCTCGGCCGCCGAATCGATAGGTTGTTTTTGTGTGATCGAGTCCGAGTAGATGTAACATCGTAGCATGGAGATCATGAATTTCTACTTTATTCGCAATCGCATGATATCCAAACTCGTCGGTTTCACCGTGAATGGTGCCACCTTGAATACCACCTCCGGCCATCCAGATTGAGAAGCCAAATGGATTATGGTCTCGGCCATCACTACCTTGTGCCATCGGTGTTCTACCGAATTCCCCGGCCCAAACGACAAGCGTTGAATCGAGTAATCCGCGAGATTTAAGGTCTTTTAAGAGACCAGCGATCGGTTTATCGACAGCTGCTGCATTGGCCTCATGACCAGCTTTGAGTTGATTATGTTGATCCCAACGATCGAAACCGAGGTTTGGACACAATAATTCGATGAATCGCACCCCACGTTCGACAAGTCGCCGAGCAATGAGACATTGTCTTCCGAAGAGGGAGGTGCGGGACTCATCGAGACCATACAGCTCTTGAGTTTTTTGTGATTCGCTCTTGATATCCATGAGTTCCGGCACAGCCGTTTGCATCCGGAAGGCTAGCTCATAGTTTTGGACAGCAGATTCGAGTGGATCTGGATTTCCCAGCTGCGATAAAATGGATTGATCTAGCCGTCGTAATAGTTTGCGTTTTTGTTCGGATGCGGCAGCCGATTGATTTGCTGGTCGAAGGTCGGCAACCGGTAAAGGACCATTTTTAAACAGTGATCCTTGGTAGGAGGCAGGGAGGAAACCATTGTTAAAACAATCCATCCCGCCGGGAGGGATCATTCCGCTCCCGATCACGATAAACCCGGGGAAGTTCTTGCTCTCGCTTCCTAAACCATAAGTCGTCCAGGCTCCCATACTTGGACGACCTTGTTGACCATGTCCAGTATGGATGAAATAATTTGCGTTTGTGTGTTCTGAGAAGTTGGAAACCATCGACCGGATAACAGCGAGATCGTCCGCGCAGGTTGCGATATTTGGGAATAAATCGCTGATCGGAATCCCTGACTCGCCGTATTTCCGGAACTTCCATGGAGAACCATAAATTTTCCCAATGTTGTTGAATTGGGTCGGTTCAATTTTCCCGGTAAATGCTTTCCCGTGATCCCGAGTTAAACGCGGTTTTGGATCAAAGGTATCAACCTGACTTGGGCCACCATCCATAAATAGAAAGATGACCGATTTTGCTTTTGCAGGAAAATGCGTCGGTTTCACGCTCAATGGATCGCGATCTGCAGCGACTACAGATTGATCATCCGCAAGCAATGCGGTCAATGCAAGCAGCCCGAACCCATTTGCGGAACGGGTGAGAAACTGTCGACGATTGAATTGTGATGGATTCATGGTTCGCTCCAACTTGCAATCATGGAATAAAGATGAAATTCTTTGAGTTCACCATGACATGCGCGAGATCTTCCCAAATGCGGGGATCGTCCGATTTTCCGTAAAGTCCGCGTTGTTCATCGAGAAAGTGCTGAACACTTTGGAGTTCATCCGGCGTTGGAGCTTTTCCAAAAGCCATCCGCCACATGGTTTGGATTCGGAGTGGTTGATCACTCGGGATCTCCCGGATCATCCGCTGAGCCCAGAGTTTCGATTGTTCATGGACAAACGGGTTGTTCAACATTGCTAAAGCTTGTGCGGGAACATTCGATACCGTCCGTCGCCCCATCGTGCTGAATGGTGATGGGTAATCAAATGCGAGAAACCACGGGTTGAGAAAATTTCGACGAACGCCAAGATAAATACTTCGTCTGCCATTTCCATCTAACGGACCCGATACACTCGGCCGGCCACGTCCAACCATGAAATCAGTTAGGTGCGGTTCGACACTCGGTCCGCCAGCACGAAGATCGAGTCTCCCGGAGATCGCAAGGAGGGAGTCTCGGATTGCTTCGGCTTCGAGCCGACGAATGGGCATCCGATGATAAACGCGATTTAGCGGGTCGACTTGAGTCGCCTTCGGGTCGTGATGCACACTCTGCATTTGAAACGTCTGAGATGTTAAAATGAGCGAGTGAAGTTTCTTAATGGACCAACCATGTTCCATAAACCATGAGGCAAGCCAATCCAGGAGTTCTGGATGCGTCGGGGATTGTCCTTGAATACCAAAATCATCGGTGGTCGGGACCAAGCCGACACCAAAATGGTAGTGCCAAACACGGTTCACGATAACTCGAGCAATTAAAGGATTTTTCCCGGAAGCGAGCCGATTCGCGAGTTCCAGGCGACCACTCCCAGTCGTTTGATATCCACTGGCACCATCAAAGATTTCGAACGATCGTCGTGGAACAACGGCCCCAAGATTTTTGTGATTTCCGCGAATGTGAACGCGATCATCCTCAGGAGTTCCATCCAACATGGCAAGGCCACGATTCGGAGTTGGGAACTGGTCTTGTCGGGTGCGAACGGAATCAATTTGAGAATGGAGCGTTTGGAGATTCGCTTCTCGAATCTGAGTTTGCAACAGGATCGTTGAAAACTCGGGAATCGATCCGAGAAACTCAACATCGAGTGGCAGTTCATCGCGTCGTTGAACGAGATTGAGGAGTTCAGAACTGGGCTCAGATTCTTGTGGCGGTGGACCATCCGCTTGAATCACTTGTTCAATCGCGATTGATCCCCCAGCGGAATCAAGAATTTCGACGTATGCGCGATGTCCCTTCCACATTGCAACGTCCATCTCAATCCAACGCGGTTGATCTCCGTGATTGACATGAATCGTTAAGCCACCATAAATTGGATTTTGAATGAGGCGAAGGCCATCTAAGATCAAATTAATTCTTGCCGCATGTCCACGAACGCGATACCAGATTCGATTCCGTTGAATTTCAAACGTTGGAGATCGAAGGTCGCCTTCCAACTTCTTTCCAAACTCACCAGAGTCAAACCAACCGGCTGGACGAACCTGAAGTTTTCCATCGTCTGCAACGGTCAGACGTGGTGATGAATTCGGTTTCGAAGGGAACGAGTGCCCTGTGGCATGCCAATCCCAACTGTTGCCAGCTCGGAAATCACCGAGGACAATCCCACTTTCGCGCCATTGTTTCCATTTATCCTGTCGCGATCGAAGTTGGTCCGCAATTTCCGTTAATTTGGGCAGACGATCCTTCTGTCCGAGCGCAAAAACCGAGAGTAGTTGACTTTCAAACGGATCGCGAGCTAGGAGTTGCAACGCACGCTCGAGATTAACTTTCGGAAGTTCCATCGCAAGTCGATCGATCCGATTCCGAAGCTCTGATTGAATTGCTTGAACTGGTTTTGGGTCGTCCAGATAAGCCAACTGGTAGCGAGACGATTGAAGGATTCCAGTTAGTGCATAATAGTCTTTGGTCGGGATCGGATCGAATTTATGATCGTGACATCGAGCGCAACTGAGCGTGAGCGCAAGAAAAGTTTTGGAAAAAACATCTAGCTGATTATCAATCCGTTCCGCCTCATCTTGTCGAACGTCGACGGGAGAGTGTTTCGCCTCACCAAAGTGCCAGAACCCAGTTCCAAGAATCGACTCGTTTGCACGAGTATCAGGGTGCAGCCGCGGGTTTTCAAGGAGATCACCAGCCAAATGTTCCCGGATGAGTTGCGAGTAGGGAATGTCTTGTTGAAAGGCTCGAATCAAATAATCTCGATATTTCCAGGCTTCTGGAATTGTGAAATCAAATTCGTGCCCGTAAGTCTCGGCATAACGGACGAGATCCATCCAATGCCGTGCCCAACGTTCCCCATATGTGGGGCGGTTCATCAGTTCCACAATCTTTTGGGCAACCGCATCAGGGGATTGATCCTGCTCAAACTGGCGAATTTCTTCGGGGGAAGGCGGCAACCCCGTTAGGGTGAAGGTGAGCCGTCGGAGCAGGGTAGCTCGATCGGTTTGCTTGGCAGGAGTTAACTGATTTTTTTCGAGTTTTTCAAGAATGAATTGATCAATTGGATTGGGTGACCAATTTCGATTCGTCACATTCGGGATTTTTGGATTCTGAATTGGTTGGAAGGACCAATGGTTCAGTCGCTTTGGATCTTGGAGTACAGAGATCGTTTTGACCATACCAGAGTTGTCACTGCCTTTTGGCCAAACGGCGCCGTCACGGATCCATGTGGTGAAGTCGGCGATCACCCCGGCCCCAAGTTTGCCACGCGGGGGCATCTTCGTATCACCCGAGTATTCCAGAACCTGAATAATCAGACTGGAGTCAGGTTTTCCAGGGACCAGCGCTGTCCCCGAATCGCCTCCTGCGATTAGCGCCGCGAGGGAATCGACTCGAAGCCCGCCTTTCTGTTTCTGCTCAGCATGACAAGAAAAGCAATTTTCGATCAGGACCGGTCGAATTTTTGCCTCAAAGAAATCAATCTTGGGGTCAGCAGACGCAAGCGAATGAATCGTCGCAACCACAAGAATTGTAAGGAGATAGCGAAGATGCGAGAGGCTCATAAGTACCACCTTCAATGACAATGAGCCAGGCGGGAGATTCAATTACCGGATTATCCCCATCATTCGAAACACATCAAGCGATTTCTCGAGCAACTGGGAATTTATTCTTTTCCTGGAACCGATCGCTTTTGACTTCCGTCAACGGATCTGGGAGAATTTGTCCCAAAACTGCGTTTTTTGGGAACTTCGCTTCTTTGGCAGCGTCTGAGTGACAGATACCACGTGAACCTCGATGATCGACGTCTGATCGAGCATTGCCTTCAGGGGAATCTCCAAGCGTATGGAGAGTTGGTCCGTCGATACCAAGATCGCTTGTATAATGCAATCTATCGGGTGCTTGACCACGCAGATGATACGCAAGATGTTGTTCAAGAAGCGTTTATGAATGCGTTTCAATCGCTTTCTTCATTCAAAGGCGACTCGGAGTTCTTCACCTGGCTGTATCGGATCGCATTCAACACGGCGATTAGCCTCAAGCGGAAACGACGGGTTTTGCTGAGCTTGGAGCCAGAAAACGATGGATCTATGAGTCTGGATCCAATCGATCCCTCGGAGCGAACACAGCCGGGGGCCTCACTGGAACGCACCGAACAAGAGTTGAAGTTGAATCATGCCTTGCAACGACTCTCACCTGAACATCGACTAGTGCTTGTTTTGAAAGATATCGAAGGCCAGAAATATGAGCGGATTGCAGAGATTCTGGATGTTCCGATTGGAACGATTCGGAGTCGCTTGCACCGGGCCAGACTCGAACTGCGTGAATTGTTAATCGCGGGGGAATCAGATCCTGATTCTTGATTTTTGGGGATGCCAATGTTATCGGAATCGGTGCTGAAATTAATTACCGCTGCTGTCGATGATGAACTCTCATCATCGGACCGTCGGGAATTGAACGCCCTGCTTCGCAAGGATGCAGAAGTTCGAGCACTGTATGAATCGTTGATGGAGGATTCACAACGCCTCCGATCATTGCCATCATATGCCGCGCCCCCCTCGATGGAATCGTCGATTCTCTCGCAGATCCGGAACGCAATGCCGGTTGGCTCGCGAGTTTCGCCGCGTCACCATTCCACAAAACGGTCTCGCATTCCGATTGGATTGAGCCTTTCACTCGCAGCTTCAGTATTTCTGTTGATTGGTTTTGGCTCCTTCATTTTGTTCTCGAATGAACGGGCAATTACTGAGCCGACACTTGCTTACGTTCACTCTCAATCGCCTGAGATTGATTCGCGGGAGGGGGTTATTCAACCATCTCCAGTAAACACGAAGATGGAAGAACTCGCCAGTGATCGGCGATCGGAAGACCGTGTCCCGAGCGATCGTTCGACGGGACCCGCGCCGAAGCCGACGAATCCTCGGACACCCTCTAATTCTGGAATTCCATCCTCGCAAAATGACGATCGTCTTTTAGCATCGCCGGATCACTCGCGTGATTCACTTGGATTCGTCGTTCCGAAATTACCACCATTAATTGCGTTTGAATCGTTGGCGAGTCCGTCTGCGCAGAACCAACTCGAATCGTTGTTCCGATCCGAAACGAAAGTGCGACTGGAACTTACGGTTGAGGATCCGAATGCGTTCCTTGAATCGCTCGGCAAAGTGACTCGATCGCAGAAATATCAGTTCATTCAGGATGCGTTGTTAGTCCAACGGATTCAATCAAAACAGCCAACTCTACCGAATGGATTGTCCGACCAACTCACTCCATCACAATGGATTCAATTGTTGTCCACGGTCAGTGCGACCACCAAAATGCGTGGGAAATTGATTGCTACTCCGATGTTAACTCGTGATATCCGTGACCTGTCACGCTTGACCGGACTCCCAGAGTCGCAATTAATCCACGGTTCGGTTGCGAAACATGGAAGTGACCCAGCGGTTCCAGATCTGGCCCAGTTGACCGCTCAGTCGCTCGCGAAGTCGTTCGAGAACCGGTCCTCTTCTCTCGGATCGGAGAAGCCGACTGCTTCGAAAGAGAGTCAACTTCCAGGCATCTTTTTGTTTTCAGCAAATCCAGTGCGTGCGATCCCGGAAACGAGTGTAGAACTCCGACGCTTCTTGGTCATTCCGAGAACTAAGTCCTCCGATCAACGGCTTGTGTGGCTCGTGCTGCGAAAATTGGATTCATAATCCAGCAGAGGACTTTGCGGCTTGGTGTGGATCGAATCCGATTTCCTTTCGCATTTCCGACTTCGAGTCTGGAAATGCGTTTTCGTTTCCCCACAATGACGGTAAGGAAACACGCGAGCGATTCGTTTGGGCGCGTTCAAAACCATCGAATCGAATCCAGTATCGACGTATCGAAGTCACCGTATCAGCGATTGAGGAGATTGAGAGTGTCTCTGACCCCGGAACAGATCACCGAGCTTCGACAACAACGCTATAATGGAACGGTTGTCTATCTTCAAAAAGCCCACTCGGATCTGATGATCTTACGGGTGAAACCCGATTTTCCCCGCCCAAAACACGTTGCCGGCCAGTATTGTTCTTTGGGACTTGGAAATTGGGAAATTCGCGTTCCTGGAACTCAAGAAGAGGTGCTCTCAGAAGCCGAAGAATCGAAGGTCGTTCGGCGTGCATATTCGCTGAGTTGCTCGATGCTGCAAGACGATCATTCGCTTTTTCCGATGGAGCAACAAGAATGGTTGGAGTTTTATATTGTACTGGTTCGAGATAATGGAGAAGGGAATAAAGCCCCGCAGTTGACGCCTCGACTGTTTATGTTGAAAGAAGGCGATCGGATTAACGTCGGGGAGAAAATTACCGGCCATTATACACTCGATCATGTGAAGCCCCAAGATAATGTGATTTTTCTTGGAACCGGGACTGGTGAAGCCCCCCATAATTACATGGTTTGGGAACTTCTGAAGAAGGGGCATCAAGGGAAGATTCTTTCAGCGAGTTGCGTTCGATTGAGCCGCGATTTGGGGTATCTTTCCACGCATCAGAAACTCATGTCTCGATTCGATAATTATCGATATTTGCCATTGACCACCCGGGAGTTACAACCGGGCACGCACAAAGTCTATATTCAAGACTTGATTACGTCAGGAGAGCTCGAGCGCCAACTCGGTACAACCTTGTCCCCCGAGACAACCCATGTCTATCTTTGCGGTAACCCGAAGATGATCGGAGTTCCGGTTAAAAATCCGACGACTGGGTTGCGAGAATATCCGGAACCAACCGGTGTGATTGAGCTCTTGGAACGAATGGGGTTTAAAGCGGATGATGCCCGAACAAAGACAAAGGGCAACATCCATTTCGAAGAATACTGGTGATTGTCGGAGGAAGTCTCATGGCAGATGCTGCCGAAATGATTGCTGGTTATAAACTGCGGACACTTCTTCAAACTGGTGCAGTATCCCAGGTTTACGAAGTGGTGGAGCCGTCCAGTGGTCGGCATTTCGCCATGAAGATTCTCCTTCCCGAATTTTCAGAAAACCGTGATGTGCGGCAAAACTTGTTCCATGAAGCAAAGGTTGGGATTGAGCTGCGTCACGATAATATCATCCGAATTGTGAAAGTGGATGAGAGTCGTGAGACACCACACTTTATCATGGAATTTTTCCCAGCAGGTAGTCTAAGAGGACGGCTCCAATCGAAAGATTTGGGATTTCTTCGAGAACACGCAGCGAAGATTCTAAAACAATCCGCAACAGCTCTCGCGTATATGAATTCTTCTGGCTGGGTTCATTGCGACGTGAAAGCAGACAATATCTTGGTCAACTCACTCGGCGAGTTGCGGATGATCGACTTCGCGATTTCGAAGAAAATACCCACGGGATTTGCTCGGTGGTTCCATCGAAAGAAAAAGCCACAGGGAACACCGAGCTTTATGTCTCCTGAGCAGATTCGTGATGAGATCTTGGACGGGCGTGCCGACATTTACAGTTGGGGCGCCACGATGTATGAAATCTTAACGGGTCGCCCTCCATTTCGTGCATCGTCACAGAATGAGCTACTGAAAAAACACTTGATCGATAAACCAGATTCTCCGATCGCGTATAACTCGGATCTTTCGGATGATATCTGTGCGTTGATTCTAAAATGTTTAGCGAAGAAACCAGAAGACCGATTTGCAAATTTCCATGATATTCTGATCAAGCTTCGCGATATGCGCATTTACAAAGTCAAGCCGATTCCAAAAAAATCGTGAGTGGCGATCAGTTTAAGGATTACGGAGAGAATCATGGCACCACCGACACCACTCGCATTCGAGTCGGAGATCCACCAACTGGAGGAATTACTCTCCAAGTTGGAGCAAGAATCGAAAGGAGTCAATCCAACCGAGGAGATTCGGCAGATTCGCAAAGAATTGACGAATCTTAAGAAAAATAAGTACGCGAATCTTGACCCTTGGGAAACAGTGCTGGTATCCCGTCATCCACAACGTCCGCAAACAATGGATTATGTTGATCTAATGTTTGATGACTTCGTTGAGTTGCACGGCGATCGTGCATTCGGAGACGATCGAGCAATTCGCTGTGGCTTCGCTCGCCTGGGTGATCATCGAGTGATGTTAATTGGCCATCAGAAAGGGCACACGCTTCAAGAGCGACAAGCCTGTTTTTACGGATGCGCACACCCAGAAGGGTATCGAAAAGCGCTCAATAAAATGCGGCTTGCCGCAAAGTTCAAGATTCCAATCATCTGCTTCATCGATACTCCGGGAGCATTTCCTGGAATTGGTGCTGAAGAACGGGGGCAGGCACAATTAATCGCTACCTCGCTTCTCGAGATGTCCAAACTAACAACACCGGTCGTTTGTGTGGTGATTGGTGAAGGGGGGTCTGGAGGCGCACTCGGTATTGGAATTGGTGATCGAGTCTCGATGCTCAAGCATGCGTATTATTCAGTGATTAGCCCAGAAGGATGTGCAGGGATTCTTTGGAAAAAAGCAACTGAAGAAACGAAATCTCGAGCCGCTTCAGCGCTACGAATGACATCTAGCTATCTCGAAAAACTCAAGATCATCGACGATGTGATTCCAGAGCCGCTTGGCGGGGCACATCGCGATCATAATGAAATGGCAAACACCTTAAAGACCTATCTTCTCCGCTATTTGCGGGAGTTAAAGGGACTTTCAACCGATGTGCTGATGGAACAACGGTATCTGAAGTTTCGGAAGATGGGTGTTTATTTGGATCCATTGGCAGCGAGTGGTTCATGAGGTAAACCGATGAGTTGGGCAACGATCTTCACGATATCGAATGTCATCGTCATCCCGTTCTGGTTGTTGATGATCGTTGCTCCGAATTGGCGAGTGACTCAAAGGGTTCTCGATTCTCTGAGACCTTTGCTGATTCTCCCATGTCTTTATTTGGTTCTCCTGAGTACCACATTCGGTTCTGTGTTGCCATTACTGACACAGCCGCCCACTCTCGAATTGATCCAGCAATTGTTAAGCACTCCTCAGGGAGCAACGATTGGCTGGATTCATTTCCTTGCCTTTGACTTCTTTGTTGGAAGATGGATCTGGCTGGAAACTCGAGCAAAGCGATGGTCCATCTGGATCATCCGACTGATTTTAGTTTTCACGTTCATGCTCGGCCCGATTGGATTATTGCTCTATCTCGTCGGGCGCGAGCTTTCAGAAAAACGTCATTGATTCAGAGAAAATCAATTCTCAAAGATCAAGAAAAACTCCGTGCGGTCGACGGGGATCTTCTTCCGATAATCGTGAATGATTGAGAGCCAGATTGGATCACG
This DNA window, taken from Tuwongella immobilis, encodes the following:
- a CDS encoding ABA4-like family protein produces the protein MSWATIFTISNVIVIPFWLLMIVAPNWRVTQRVLDSLRPLLILPCLYLVLLSTTFGSVLPLLTQPPTLELIQQLLSTPQGATIGWIHFLAFDFFVGRWIWLETRAKRWSIWIIRLILVFTFMLGPIGLLLYLVGRELSEKRH
- a CDS encoding acetyl-CoA carboxylase carboxyltransferase subunit alpha, yielding MAPPTPLAFESEIHQLEELLSKLEQESKGVNPTEEIRQIRKELTNLKKNKYANLDPWETVLVSRHPQRPQTMDYVDLMFDDFVELHGDRAFGDDRAIRCGFARLGDHRVMLIGHQKGHTLQERQACFYGCAHPEGYRKALNKMRLAAKFKIPIICFIDTPGAFPGIGAEERGQAQLIATSLLEMSKLTTPVVCVVIGEGGSGGALGIGIGDRVSMLKHAYYSVISPEGCAGILWKKATEETKSRAASALRMTSSYLEKLKIIDDVIPEPLGGAHRDHNEMANTLKTYLLRYLRELKGLSTDVLMEQRYLKFRKMGVYLDPLAASGS